The following are from one region of the Hymenobacter sp. YIM 151858-1 genome:
- a CDS encoding LamG-like jellyroll fold domain-containing protein codes for MKKTYSSGGLLRKAALLVWLVWAALPARAQVSYSVQTSPFPVLSFPNRQGFIDVDKDGDLDLLYQNGNTAGAGIGLRRNDGGGNYTDFAAGAGGTFASGPLTGITFTHVVFGTVSNGYAQFAVDYDRDGDTDIAQMVNAQAGSLFRNNGNGTWSAVANPFVSIAIASRRVFIDVNNDGAIDMLFQDGNTPGTNIGVQINNGSGAFSTTNANSSGTFTSGPLTGVTLTGVIGSGDPSVFAVDYDNDGDSDLLTAPSGSAGTLYRNNGGSFAVVANPFPALSIASRRRFVDVDADGAVDMLYQDGSTQDTGIGLLLNNGSGAFSTTSANTSGTFTSGPLNGLDFDFISQSSPGLYASDYDNDSDTDLVEFTTGAAGRVLRQEGNPPLLTASTPADNATGIAPATNITLVFDKSVTKSAGNFYVVRVSDNSVLETIPVGDARVTGSGTTWVINPNTTLALGTAYAIRIDEGVFRDASNRAYLGIFDNTTLNFSTYNTATVATAAPTGVSSSGATLGGSVTADGGASVSERGVVYSSTSTTPTLGGSGVTTDANGTGLGNFAKALTGLTAGTTYYVRAYATNAAGTAYGNVLSFATPVPLSASAVITNVACFGGATGAISLTPSGGTAPYTYRWNDGITTQNRTGLPAGSYSVTITDANTRTATLNLNVAQPAAALAATASQTNVTTPGGANGTATATTTGGTAPFSYGWARTSAPAGSLGQTTATATGLAAGTYRATVTDANGCTTTQDYTILQPTAAPVVVAPANGSLLSTTTPAYAGTAAAGSTVTVFVDGTSIGTTPASAGGNWSLGQPAALSQGSHAVYAQAQLSGQLTSASSNTNTFLVDSTPPPAPVVTAPANGSLSAATPIYSGTAEPGATVTVLVDGSSIGTATASAGGTWNLAQVQPLAFGSHTVRARATDAAGNTGPDSGTNTFTVPNPATYTSSTAEQPVTGAVAPGSLNQGVLRVAVTIGGGPDLPLSAQSFSFSTAGSTAPADIATARVYYTGSSGTLATTTAFGGVISSPNGAFTVAGTQQLSTGVNYFWLVYDVAAGAADGNVLDATLSSLTVSGTAFTPATTAPAGSRLIIRTSRVAGTALRLAGGNTLGYVGFGNDAANPAPAFSGSYTQQAWIKPSLNTSSTEYYVLGNGTGNAAAPYLSITGNGRLEAGFGTGTGTVFVRTNPNALGAGWSHVAATYDADADLLTLYLNGEVVGTQASPNGPAATPVSYVGSVGTTAGNGFPGDLDEVSQWNQALSRTQIRQLRHLTLSGTEPGLVSYLQFNESGSAVTDVVRRLAGTLLGGTRVASTAPVGYGQSSLLAVTGAGNYTFAGTNAAINFTTATGAPYDVVVTRLEGRPLGTQVTDANLRGLHTPAYWIVNRYSTAAMAATITYTLGPADISVADAATPANLKLYKRESNSDGAFDAPIAASAANAAAGTVSFPVTSFSQTVIGGYGNSPLPVELVRFTAERTGPDALLRWTTAQEKNNAGFEVESSADGRGFRRIGRVAGQGTSTSRHDYQFTDANLARYASPVVYYRLRQLDTDGAAHYSGVVALAVAPNAGVSAVAFPNPATDELLVRVAGVTQGAVDCQLFDAQGRRVLRFGQRLTPHYQPDLATSVQHLPAGMYVLRVTLPNAVVNLPIVVRH; via the coding sequence ATGAAAAAAACTTACTCCTCCGGCGGCCTGCTTCGCAAAGCGGCGCTGCTGGTTTGGCTTGTGTGGGCGGCTTTGCCGGCCCGGGCCCAGGTTAGCTACTCGGTGCAAACGAGTCCGTTTCCGGTGCTGTCGTTTCCCAACCGGCAAGGCTTTATCGACGTGGACAAAGACGGCGACTTGGATTTGCTGTACCAGAACGGCAACACGGCCGGTGCGGGCATCGGCCTGCGGCGCAACGACGGCGGTGGCAACTACACCGATTTCGCGGCCGGTGCGGGCGGTACGTTCGCGAGCGGCCCGCTCACTGGCATCACGTTCACGCACGTGGTGTTTGGTACCGTCAGCAACGGTTATGCGCAGTTTGCCGTCGATTATGACCGCGACGGCGACACCGACATTGCGCAAATGGTGAATGCCCAGGCGGGCTCGTTGTTTCGCAACAACGGCAACGGCACCTGGAGCGCCGTGGCCAACCCGTTCGTTTCCATTGCCATTGCCTCGCGCCGCGTTTTCATCGACGTGAACAACGACGGCGCCATCGACATGCTGTTTCAGGACGGCAATACGCCCGGCACTAACATCGGGGTGCAGATCAACAACGGCAGCGGCGCGTTCAGCACTACCAACGCCAACAGCAGCGGCACCTTTACCAGCGGCCCGCTCACGGGCGTAACCCTCACCGGCGTTATCGGCAGCGGCGACCCGTCGGTGTTTGCGGTGGACTACGACAACGACGGCGACAGCGACCTGCTGACCGCGCCCAGCGGCAGCGCCGGCACCCTGTACCGCAACAACGGCGGCAGCTTTGCCGTGGTGGCCAACCCGTTTCCGGCGCTGAGCATTGCCTCGCGGCGGCGCTTTGTGGATGTGGACGCCGACGGAGCCGTGGACATGCTCTACCAGGACGGCAGCACGCAGGATACCGGCATTGGCCTGCTGCTGAACAACGGCAGCGGTGCGTTCAGCACCACCAGCGCCAACACGAGCGGCACCTTTACCAGCGGCCCGCTCAACGGCCTCGATTTCGATTTCATCTCGCAATCTTCCCCGGGGCTGTACGCCTCCGACTACGATAACGACTCCGATACCGACCTGGTGGAATTTACGACGGGAGCCGCCGGCCGCGTGCTGCGCCAGGAAGGCAACCCCCCGCTGCTGACCGCCAGCACGCCCGCCGACAACGCCACGGGCATCGCGCCGGCCACCAACATCACGCTCGTGTTCGACAAAAGCGTTACCAAAAGCGCGGGCAACTTTTACGTGGTGCGGGTGTCGGATAACAGCGTGCTCGAAACCATTCCGGTGGGCGACGCGCGGGTAACGGGCAGCGGCACCACCTGGGTTATCAACCCCAACACCACGCTGGCCCTAGGTACCGCCTACGCCATCCGCATCGATGAGGGCGTGTTTCGGGATGCCAGCAACCGTGCCTACCTGGGCATCTTCGACAACACCACGCTCAACTTCAGCACCTACAACACGGCCACCGTGGCCACGGCTGCGCCCACCGGCGTGAGCAGCAGCGGGGCCACGCTGGGCGGCAGCGTAACGGCCGACGGCGGCGCCAGCGTAAGCGAGCGGGGCGTGGTGTACAGCAGCACCAGCACTACCCCAACCCTAGGTGGCAGCGGCGTAACGACGGATGCCAACGGCACGGGCCTGGGCAATTTTGCGAAGGCCCTGACGGGCCTGACCGCCGGCACCACGTACTATGTGCGCGCCTACGCCACCAACGCGGCCGGCACCGCCTACGGCAACGTGCTGAGCTTTGCCACGCCGGTACCGCTCAGCGCTTCGGCCGTCATTACCAACGTGGCCTGCTTTGGCGGCGCCACCGGGGCCATCAGCCTGACGCCCAGCGGCGGCACCGCGCCCTACACGTACCGCTGGAACGACGGCATTACCACCCAGAACCGCACCGGCCTGCCGGCCGGCAGCTACTCGGTTACCATTACCGATGCCAACACGCGCACGGCTACGCTGAACCTGAACGTTGCGCAGCCGGCGGCGGCGCTGGCCGCCACTGCCTCGCAAACCAACGTAACCACCCCCGGCGGCGCCAACGGCACGGCCACGGCCACGACTACGGGCGGCACCGCGCCCTTTAGCTACGGATGGGCGCGCACCTCGGCCCCGGCGGGCAGCCTCGGCCAAACCACCGCCACCGCTACCGGCCTGGCCGCCGGCACGTACCGCGCCACCGTTACCGATGCCAACGGCTGCACCACCACCCAAGACTACACCATTCTGCAGCCCACGGCCGCGCCCGTGGTAGTTGCGCCCGCCAACGGTAGCCTACTCTCGACCACCACCCCGGCCTACGCGGGTACCGCTGCCGCCGGCAGCACCGTAACCGTGTTTGTGGATGGCACCAGCATTGGTACCACCCCGGCCAGCGCGGGCGGCAACTGGAGCCTAGGTCAGCCCGCGGCCCTGAGCCAAGGCAGCCACGCGGTTTACGCCCAGGCCCAGCTTAGCGGCCAGCTGACGAGTGCCAGCTCCAATACAAACACCTTTTTGGTAGATTCCACCCCGCCGCCAGCCCCTGTGGTAACGGCGCCGGCCAACGGCTCGCTGAGCGCGGCCACGCCCATTTACTCGGGTACGGCCGAGCCCGGTGCCACGGTAACGGTACTGGTCGACGGCAGTAGCATCGGCACGGCCACGGCCAGCGCCGGCGGCACCTGGAATCTGGCGCAGGTGCAACCCCTGGCGTTTGGGAGCCACACGGTGCGGGCCCGCGCCACCGATGCGGCCGGCAACACCGGCCCCGACAGCGGCACCAACACGTTTACCGTGCCTAACCCGGCCACCTACACCAGCAGCACCGCCGAGCAGCCCGTTACCGGCGCGGTGGCGCCGGGCAGCCTCAACCAGGGCGTGTTGCGCGTGGCCGTAACCATTGGCGGCGGCCCCGACTTGCCCCTGAGCGCGCAGTCGTTCTCGTTTAGCACCGCCGGCAGCACCGCCCCTGCCGACATTGCCACGGCCCGCGTGTACTACACCGGCAGCAGCGGCACGCTGGCTACCACCACCGCCTTTGGCGGCGTCATCAGCAGCCCCAACGGCGCCTTTACGGTGGCGGGTACGCAGCAGCTCAGTACGGGGGTCAACTACTTCTGGCTGGTGTACGATGTGGCCGCCGGTGCCGCCGATGGCAACGTGCTCGATGCCACGCTCAGCAGCCTGACGGTGAGCGGCACGGCCTTCACACCAGCCACCACGGCGCCGGCGGGCAGCCGCCTCATCATCCGGACGAGCCGCGTGGCCGGTACGGCCTTGCGCCTGGCCGGCGGCAACACCCTGGGCTACGTTGGTTTCGGCAACGATGCCGCCAACCCGGCGCCGGCGTTCAGCGGCTCGTACACGCAGCAGGCCTGGATTAAGCCCAGCCTGAACACGAGCAGCACGGAGTACTACGTGCTGGGCAACGGCACCGGCAACGCGGCCGCGCCCTACCTCAGCATTACCGGCAACGGCCGCCTGGAAGCCGGTTTCGGCACGGGTACGGGCACGGTGTTCGTGCGGACCAACCCCAACGCCCTAGGTGCCGGCTGGAGCCACGTGGCCGCCACCTACGACGCCGATGCCGACTTGCTCACGCTTTACCTCAACGGCGAGGTGGTGGGCACCCAAGCCAGCCCCAACGGCCCGGCGGCCACCCCCGTGAGCTACGTGGGCAGCGTGGGCACCACCGCGGGCAACGGCTTCCCCGGCGACCTGGACGAAGTAAGCCAGTGGAACCAAGCCCTGAGCCGAACGCAAATCCGCCAGCTGCGCCACCTCACGCTCAGCGGCACCGAGCCCGGTCTGGTATCGTACCTGCAGTTCAACGAGAGCGGCAGCGCCGTAACCGATGTGGTGCGCCGCCTGGCGGGCACGCTGCTCGGCGGCACGCGCGTGGCCAGCACCGCCCCGGTGGGCTACGGCCAAAGCAGCCTGCTGGCCGTTACGGGCGCCGGCAACTATACCTTTGCGGGCACCAACGCGGCCATCAACTTTACCACCGCCACGGGCGCGCCCTATGATGTGGTGGTAACGCGCCTCGAAGGCCGCCCCCTAGGTACCCAGGTAACCGACGCCAACCTGCGCGGCCTGCATACCCCGGCCTACTGGATTGTGAACCGGTACAGCACCGCCGCCATGGCCGCCACCATTACGTACACGCTGGGCCCGGCCGATATCAGCGTGGCCGATGCGGCCACGCCCGCCAACCTGAAGCTCTACAAGCGCGAGAGCAACAGCGACGGGGCTTTCGACGCGCCCATTGCGGCCAGCGCTGCCAACGCGGCAGCCGGCACGGTAAGCTTCCCGGTTACCTCGTTCAGCCAAACGGTTATCGGCGGCTACGGCAACTCGCCGCTGCCGGTGGAGCTGGTGCGCTTTACGGCCGAGCGCACGGGCCCCGATGCGTTGCTGCGCTGGACCACCGCCCAGGAGAAAAACAACGCCGGCTTTGAGGTAGAGAGCAGCGCCGATGGGCGCGGGTTCCGCCGCATCGGGCGGGTGGCCGGGCAGGGCACCAGCACCAGCCGCCACGACTACCAGTTTACCGACGCCAACCTGGCCCGCTACGCCAGCCCCGTGGTGTACTACCGCTTGCGCCAGCTCGATACCGATGGTGCCGCGCACTACTCGGGCGTGGTGGCCCTGGCCGTGGCCCCCAATGCCGGGGTTAGCGCCGTGGCCTTCCCGAACCCGGCTACCGACGAGCTGCTGGTGCGCGTGGCCGGGGTAACGCAAGGCGCCGTTGATTGCCAGCTCTTCGATGCGCAAGGACGCCGCGTGCTGCGCTTCGGGCAGCGCCTGACGCCGCACTACCAGCCCGACCTTGCCACCTCGGTACAGCACTTGCCCGCCGGCATGTACGTGCTGCGCGTTACCCTGCCCAACGCGGTGGTAAACCTGCCCATCGTGGTGCGGCACTGA
- a CDS encoding phage tail protein, with protein MRLIATQQGLQNIQQVVGQAEPTRRSWLKRLGAVLGGSLLAGPAAATATRQAYRTTGMEPFIGEIMLFAGNYEVQGYMFCNGQILSIAQNTALYSILGTMYGGDGRTTFALPDLRGRVPLHYGQGPGRSQYTMASAGGSENTTLLANQMPAHVHSAPGSVSSGAATTNSPVGAVPAVLSATDVNGESVSVKGYAATGNINSTGSTGIAGNSQPFSTLQPYLALNFQIAVEGIYPSRN; from the coding sequence ATGCGATTGATTGCTACGCAACAAGGTTTACAGAATATCCAACAAGTGGTAGGCCAGGCCGAGCCCACCCGCCGCAGCTGGCTTAAGCGCCTGGGCGCCGTGCTCGGCGGTAGCCTGCTGGCCGGCCCTGCTGCCGCAACCGCAACCCGGCAAGCCTATCGCACTACCGGCATGGAGCCGTTCATCGGCGAAATCATGCTGTTTGCCGGTAATTATGAAGTGCAGGGCTATATGTTCTGCAACGGCCAGATACTCTCAATCGCACAAAACACGGCCCTTTACTCCATACTGGGCACCATGTACGGCGGCGACGGGCGCACCACATTTGCCCTGCCCGATTTGCGCGGCCGTGTGCCCCTGCATTATGGCCAGGGGCCAGGCCGGTCGCAGTACACCATGGCCAGCGCAGGTGGCAGCGAAAACACCACGCTGCTAGCCAACCAAATGCCCGCCCACGTGCACTCCGCGCCGGGCAGCGTAAGCTCGGGTGCTGCCACCACCAACTCGCCGGTAGGAGCGGTGCCGGCCGTGCTTTCGGCTACCGACGTGAACGGCGAGAGCGTAAGCGTGAAGGGGTACGCCGCCACCGGCAATATCAACTCGACCGGGAGTACCGGTATAGCAGGTAACAGCCAGCCGTTTTCCACTTTGCAGCCTTACCTGGCGCTCAATTTTCAGATTGCAGTAGAAGGCATCTACCCATCGCGCAACTAA
- a CDS encoding DUF6069 family protein, whose translation METVYHQHAPVPSAGLRANPLWWAAPLAGLVAAALNLGIYYAATATGLLPANLREPTGGTIGPAHVALASMVPALLGALVLAALIRWADRPLQGFAIVAVGICLLSMAGPAAIPHNPASGVAVLGLMHVVAAGVVWALFSRVTRA comes from the coding sequence ATGGAAACCGTTTATCACCAACACGCGCCCGTGCCAAGCGCCGGGCTGCGCGCCAACCCGTTGTGGTGGGCGGCGCCCCTCGCCGGCCTGGTTGCTGCAGCCCTAAACCTGGGCATTTACTACGCTGCTACTGCTACAGGGCTGTTGCCGGCCAATCTGCGCGAGCCTACCGGCGGCACCATTGGCCCGGCCCACGTGGCCCTGGCCTCGATGGTGCCGGCCCTGCTCGGGGCTTTGGTGCTGGCCGCCCTTATCCGGTGGGCCGATCGGCCGCTGCAAGGGTTTGCTATTGTGGCGGTGGGTATTTGCCTGCTCTCGATGGCGGGCCCGGCGGCCATTCCGCACAACCCGGCCAGCGGCGTGGCTGTACTGGGCCTGATGCACGTGGTAGCGGCCGGGGTGGTGTGGGCGCTGTTCAGCCGCGTTACCCGCGCCTAG
- the metH gene encoding methionine synthase, producing MPTVPASPLAELLARRVLVLDGAMGTMLQRHQLTEDDFRGERFRDHPKPLRGNNDLLCLTRPDVVRGVHAEYFAAGADLVETNTFSGTTVAQADYALEHIVYELNFEAARLARSAADEYSTPERPRFVAGAIGPTNRTASLSPDVNRPGFRAITFDELATAYLEQIKGLVDGGVDALLIETIFDTLNAKAALFAAQRFFDEGGRVVPIMISGTITDASGRTLSGQTVEAFWNSMRHLPILSIGLNCALGAKQLKVYLQELSRLADCYISAYPNAGLPNAFGGYDESAQEFAAVLEEYLQEGLVNVVGGCCGTTPQHIAEAAKLVDRYPPRQLPVRPQATRLSGLEPLNIHPESLFVNVGERCNVTGSRAFARLIRSGQFDEAVAVARAQVEGGAQVLDVNMDEGLLDSVEAMTNFLNLLASEPDVARLPIMIDSSKWEVLEAGLKCTQGKSIVNSISLKEGEEVFKHHARLVRAYGAAVIVMAFDEQGQADNYQRRIDICQRAYRILTEEVGFPPEDIIFDPNILTVGTGIEEHRRYAIDFIEAVRWIKQHLPGALTSGGVSNVSFAFRGNDPVREAIHAAFLYHAIKAGLDMGIVNPGQLTVYDEVPKDLLEAVEDVLFDRRDDATERLVQLADKLSHQKANSQQLTAISQEEWRGWSVEKRLEHALVKGITDHIEADTEEALKQLQKPLAVIEGPLMAGMTVVGDLFGAGKMFLPQVVKSARVMKRAVAWLEPHMQAERDAVAAAGGTEARQTAGKVLLATVKGDVHDIGKNIVGVVLACNNYEVIDLGVMVPLEKIIAEAERTQADIVGLSGLITPSLDEMVYVAQEMEKRGLRVPLLIGGATTSRLHTAVRIAPAYKGPVIHVNDASRAVPVASQLLGLGRDAYANDVAQEYLQLRDDHAGRQRTKEYVSIEDARAQKFQADWAAAPITKPSFLGARVFEDYPLQELVPYIDWTPFFHAWELKGRYPRILEDETLGEAARKLFADAQALLKRIIDEKLLTARATVGFWPVNTVDSDTIEVYTDDTREQLLAETFTLRQQSLKAPGLPYFAFSDFLAPKDSGRADYLGGFAVTAGIGLDELVAEFEAQHDDYSAILAKALADRLAEALTERLHERVRRELWGYAPQEHLSNEDLIKEEYRGIRPAPGYPGCPDHTEKITLFHLLGNGQTGISLTENLAMYPTASVSGFYYAHPDSRYFGLGRIGKDQVEDLARRKGMPSAELERWLSPNLNYDVASPPGPLPSLDARHGGEGEPKVNVVAVTTAQ from the coding sequence ATGCCTACTGTTCCCGCCTCCCCGCTTGCCGAGCTGCTTGCCCGCCGTGTCCTCGTGCTCGATGGTGCCATGGGTACCATGCTGCAGCGCCACCAGCTCACCGAAGACGACTTTCGGGGCGAGCGGTTTCGGGACCACCCCAAGCCCCTGCGCGGCAACAACGACTTACTGTGTCTGACGCGCCCCGACGTGGTGCGCGGCGTGCACGCCGAGTACTTCGCCGCGGGCGCCGACCTGGTAGAAACCAACACCTTCAGCGGCACCACCGTGGCGCAGGCCGACTACGCCCTGGAGCACATTGTGTACGAGCTGAACTTTGAAGCCGCCCGGCTAGCCCGCTCCGCTGCCGACGAGTACAGCACGCCCGAGCGCCCGCGCTTTGTGGCCGGCGCCATTGGCCCCACCAACCGCACGGCCTCGCTCTCGCCCGACGTAAACCGCCCGGGCTTCCGCGCCATCACCTTCGATGAGCTGGCTACGGCGTACCTGGAGCAGATCAAAGGCCTGGTTGATGGCGGCGTGGATGCGCTGCTGATTGAGACCATCTTCGACACGCTGAACGCCAAGGCCGCATTGTTCGCGGCGCAGCGCTTCTTCGATGAGGGCGGCCGCGTGGTGCCCATCATGATTTCGGGCACCATCACCGATGCTTCGGGCCGCACGTTGTCGGGCCAAACGGTGGAGGCGTTCTGGAACTCCATGCGCCACCTGCCCATCCTGAGCATTGGCCTGAACTGCGCCCTAGGTGCCAAGCAGCTGAAGGTGTACCTGCAGGAGCTGAGCCGCCTGGCCGACTGCTACATTTCGGCTTACCCCAACGCCGGCTTGCCCAACGCCTTCGGCGGCTACGACGAATCGGCCCAGGAATTTGCGGCCGTGCTGGAAGAGTACCTGCAGGAAGGCCTCGTAAACGTGGTGGGCGGCTGCTGCGGCACCACGCCCCAGCACATTGCCGAAGCCGCGAAGCTCGTCGACCGCTACCCGCCGCGCCAGCTGCCGGTGCGCCCCCAAGCCACGCGCCTGAGCGGTTTGGAGCCGCTGAATATTCACCCCGAAAGCTTGTTCGTGAACGTGGGCGAGCGGTGCAACGTAACGGGTTCGCGCGCCTTCGCTCGCCTGATTCGCTCGGGGCAGTTTGACGAAGCCGTGGCCGTGGCTCGCGCCCAGGTGGAAGGCGGCGCGCAGGTGCTCGACGTGAACATGGACGAAGGCCTACTCGACTCGGTGGAGGCCATGACCAACTTCCTGAACCTGCTGGCCTCGGAGCCCGATGTAGCCCGCCTGCCCATCATGATCGACTCCTCCAAGTGGGAGGTGCTGGAAGCTGGCCTGAAGTGCACCCAGGGCAAGAGCATCGTCAATTCGATTTCGCTGAAGGAGGGCGAAGAGGTGTTTAAGCACCACGCCCGCCTGGTGCGCGCTTATGGCGCGGCGGTTATCGTAATGGCTTTCGACGAGCAGGGCCAGGCCGATAACTACCAGCGCCGCATCGACATCTGCCAGCGCGCCTACCGCATCCTCACCGAAGAAGTAGGCTTCCCGCCCGAAGACATCATCTTCGACCCGAACATCCTTACCGTAGGCACCGGCATCGAGGAGCACCGCCGCTACGCTATCGACTTTATTGAGGCCGTGCGCTGGATTAAGCAGCACCTGCCCGGCGCCCTCACCAGCGGCGGCGTCAGCAACGTGTCGTTTGCCTTCCGCGGCAACGACCCGGTGCGCGAGGCCATTCACGCCGCGTTCCTGTACCACGCCATCAAGGCCGGTCTGGATATGGGCATCGTGAACCCCGGCCAGCTGACCGTGTACGACGAAGTGCCCAAGGATTTGCTCGAAGCCGTGGAAGACGTGCTGTTCGACCGCCGCGACGATGCCACCGAGCGCCTCGTGCAGCTGGCCGACAAGCTTAGCCATCAGAAAGCTAATAGCCAACAGCTGACAGCTATTAGCCAGGAAGAATGGCGCGGGTGGTCGGTTGAGAAGCGCCTCGAGCACGCCTTGGTAAAAGGCATTACCGACCACATCGAAGCCGATACCGAAGAAGCGCTGAAGCAATTGCAGAAGCCGCTGGCCGTGATTGAAGGCCCGCTGATGGCCGGCATGACGGTAGTGGGCGACCTGTTCGGCGCCGGCAAAATGTTCTTGCCGCAGGTAGTGAAATCGGCCCGCGTGATGAAGCGCGCAGTGGCCTGGCTCGAGCCGCACATGCAGGCCGAGCGCGACGCCGTAGCTGCTGCCGGCGGCACCGAAGCCCGCCAGACAGCCGGCAAAGTACTGCTGGCTACCGTGAAAGGCGACGTGCACGACATCGGCAAAAACATTGTGGGCGTGGTGCTGGCCTGCAACAACTATGAGGTGATTGACCTAGGCGTGATGGTGCCCCTCGAAAAGATCATCGCCGAAGCCGAGCGCACCCAAGCCGACATTGTGGGCTTAAGCGGCCTGATTACGCCTTCGCTCGACGAGATGGTGTACGTGGCGCAGGAAATGGAGAAGCGCGGCCTGCGCGTGCCGTTGCTCATTGGTGGCGCTACCACCTCGCGCCTGCACACGGCCGTGCGCATCGCACCCGCTTACAAAGGGCCCGTTATACACGTAAACGACGCCTCGCGTGCCGTGCCGGTGGCCTCGCAACTGCTAGGCCTAGGTCGGGATGCGTACGCCAACGACGTGGCCCAGGAGTACCTACAGCTGCGCGACGACCACGCCGGTCGCCAGCGTACCAAGGAGTACGTGAGCATTGAGGATGCCCGCGCGCAGAAGTTTCAGGCCGACTGGGCTGCCGCGCCCATCACCAAGCCCAGCTTTCTGGGTGCGCGGGTATTCGAAGATTACCCGCTGCAGGAGCTGGTGCCCTACATCGACTGGACGCCTTTCTTCCACGCTTGGGAGCTGAAAGGCCGCTACCCGCGCATCTTGGAAGATGAGACCCTAGGCGAGGCCGCGCGCAAGCTATTTGCCGATGCCCAAGCCCTGCTCAAGCGCATCATCGATGAAAAGCTGCTTACGGCCCGTGCTACGGTAGGCTTCTGGCCGGTTAATACCGTCGACTCCGACACAATTGAGGTATACACCGACGACACCCGCGAGCAGTTACTGGCCGAAACCTTCACGCTGCGTCAGCAAAGCCTGAAGGCACCGGGCCTGCCGTACTTCGCCTTCTCCGATTTCCTGGCTCCTAAGGACAGCGGCCGCGCCGATTACCTAGGCGGTTTTGCCGTAACGGCGGGCATCGGGCTTGATGAGCTGGTGGCCGAGTTCGAGGCGCAGCACGACGACTACTCGGCCATTCTGGCCAAAGCCCTGGCCGACCGCCTGGCCGAAGCCCTGACCGAGCGCCTGCACGAGCGGGTGCGCCGCGAGCTGTGGGGCTACGCGCCGCAGGAGCACCTCTCCAACGAAGACCTTATCAAGGAAGAGTACCGCGGTATTCGCCCCGCCCCGGGCTACCCCGGCTGCCCCGATCACACCGAGAAGATTACCTTGTTCCACCTGCTCGGCAACGGCCAAACCGGCATCAGCCTCACCGAAAACCTGGCCATGTACCCCACGGCTTCGGTGAGCGGCTTCTACTACGCCCACCCCGATTCGCGCTACTTCGGCCTAGGTCGAATTGGCAAAGATCAGGTAGAAGACCTGGCCCGCCGCAAAGGCATGCCCTCTGCCGAGCTGGAGCGCTGGTTGTCGCCTAACTTGAACTACGATGTGGCCTCACCCCCCGGCCCCCTTCCCTCGCTAGATGCGCGACATGGGGGAGAGGGGGAGCCTAAAGTCAACGTTGTTGCAGTTACAACTGCGCAGTAG
- a CDS encoding endonuclease domain-containing protein yields MRRNPTSAEDALWQALRNRQLNGVKFRRQHAIGNFIVDFISTDHQLIIEVDGDMHAERSQAQYDLGRSYELATAGYRVLRFINEQVLSTLSAVLQTIREALALPQE; encoded by the coding sequence ATGCGGCGTAATCCGACGTCGGCCGAAGACGCTTTGTGGCAAGCATTGCGCAACCGGCAGCTCAACGGAGTAAAGTTTCGGCGGCAGCATGCTATAGGCAACTTTATTGTTGACTTCATCAGTACCGATCATCAGCTCATTATTGAAGTCGATGGCGACATGCACGCCGAGCGCAGCCAAGCCCAGTACGACCTAGGTCGCAGTTACGAGTTAGCCACCGCCGGCTACCGCGTGTTGCGCTTCATCAACGAGCAAGTGCTCAGCACCCTTTCTGCTGTTTTGCAAACCATCCGCGAAGCCTTGGCTTTGCCTCAAGAATAA